The following proteins are co-located in the Paenibacillus sp. FSL H8-0079 genome:
- a CDS encoding TetR/AcrR family transcriptional regulator, producing MSPRNIEKDQQQREKRINHILDSALEIIALKGIGSVSINHIAAAAGMSIGNMYHYFKSKDEIISEILRRGQTSYGEHVSQLAEQSGDALNKLLLLSESWLALENNWAYTILIHTARLSETSSEEIRREVTERFTNNLGPVANIMDQGQKEGLIVSGVPLELAYYFVSLIQGLTLQKMPGAEVPIRAQARSIVSLFAVSLHNSKRND from the coding sequence ATGTCACCTAGAAACATAGAGAAGGACCAGCAACAACGAGAAAAAAGAATAAACCACATCCTTGATTCTGCGCTGGAGATCATTGCTCTTAAAGGAATTGGTTCAGTAAGCATCAACCACATCGCAGCAGCAGCAGGCATGAGCATTGGGAACATGTATCACTACTTCAAGTCCAAAGATGAGATTATCAGCGAAATTCTGAGAAGAGGCCAGACCAGTTACGGAGAACATGTCTCCCAACTCGCTGAGCAATCAGGCGATGCTCTGAACAAACTTTTACTACTGTCCGAGTCTTGGCTTGCATTGGAAAACAATTGGGCTTACACGATCCTTATCCACACAGCCCGACTTTCGGAAACTTCCTCCGAAGAGATTAGGCGGGAAGTTACGGAACGTTTCACGAATAACCTTGGTCCTGTCGCGAACATAATGGACCAGGGGCAAAAGGAAGGACTCATCGTCAGTGGTGTTCCCTTGGAGCTTGCCTATTATTTTGTAAGTTTAATTCAAGGACTGACGCTACAGAAAATGCCAGGCGCTGAAGTGCCGATCCGTGCGCAGGCGCGTTCGATTGTCTCTTTATTTGCTGTGTCTCTACATAACTCCAAAAGAAATGATTGA
- a CDS encoding ABC transporter permease, whose amino-acid sequence MSTNDVTLNSKANEKQTAIRRGRQWRMPNWLFGWVLPVIILALWESGSALGLLSDSALPAPSRIARTFWQLCVNGDMTQHLTASTIRASGGFLLGAVTGLLLGVFTGLGKWAEQTLDPTIQMLRTVPLLAVIPLFILWFGVGELSKVLLIALGSFFPLYFHTHLGVRSADRKLYEVTRILQYSKFRLLTRLIIPSALPNILLGIRLSVGASWLLLAVAEMMGASAGVGYMIQDARVYAQTDVVFVGIIMFALVGKLSDSAVRLVERRLLRWNNTYKG is encoded by the coding sequence ATGAGTACTAACGATGTGACATTAAACTCGAAGGCTAATGAGAAGCAGACGGCAATAAGAAGGGGACGCCAGTGGAGAATGCCAAATTGGCTGTTTGGTTGGGTGTTGCCTGTAATTATATTAGCTTTATGGGAGTCAGGCTCTGCTCTTGGACTGTTGTCTGACTCGGCATTGCCAGCTCCATCCCGCATTGCTCGAACATTCTGGCAACTGTGCGTAAATGGCGATATGACGCAGCATCTCACAGCTAGCACCATTCGGGCGAGTGGTGGATTCTTACTTGGAGCCGTAACAGGGTTGCTGCTCGGTGTATTTACAGGACTAGGTAAATGGGCTGAACAAACGCTTGATCCGACGATCCAGATGCTACGGACGGTTCCGTTGCTTGCGGTTATTCCGTTGTTCATTCTTTGGTTCGGAGTAGGGGAATTATCCAAAGTACTGCTCATTGCACTAGGGTCATTTTTCCCGCTCTATTTCCATACACATTTGGGGGTCCGGAGTGCGGACAGAAAGCTGTATGAGGTTACCCGAATCTTGCAATATTCTAAGTTCCGGCTGTTAACCAGGCTAATTATTCCCTCGGCGTTGCCAAACATTCTACTTGGTATTCGGTTATCTGTGGGTGCCTCTTGGTTGTTGCTTGCCGTGGCAGAGATGATGGGCGCAAGCGCAGGAGTCGGCTATATGATACAAGACGCACGTGTATATGCACAGACGGATGTCGTCTTCGTGGGCATAATTATGTTTGCTTTGGTTGGCAAACTGTCGGATTCGGCAGTCAGACTGGTGGAAAGAAGATTACTGCGATGGAATAACACATATAAAGGCTGA
- a CDS encoding histidine kinase has product MIRKMYMKRFIYFFVFFLLLTLSLFFVMNRLSSKTLEENLIGASKNQLDYVKGILDGIIYEANMYGVQYAADSDVRFYQRHVIELSNYDSQMKKNDIVDRLRQTLLSSRSIESIGIYWKTEETFLSTNTTLEARLPFKDVHQRGWQIVGNSLYYFALYPYIQKSGQNEPTQYIVGVKLNTDYLKSLLKKAVNNDSSNAFFLFNPQQLWSEKEVDNDLLKAVTEILAPQPEVTLKYDYHTNSDDYYVLSRYIESIDGYLITYTQTNDFLQPLDRNRKVFFASILAVFTLGLVVIFTFYRNYYRNLRLLERKFSQVEQGNHNTRITENTGKEFYSLFRSFNHMVTEIQDLFVSLKTETELRRGAELQQLQAQINPHFLYNSLFFIMSVAQFSPDSVMRMSKHLAEYYRYLTKLDRHEVTLESELQFAEHFLIIMALSKKMEYSIDLPPELASLPLMPLIIQPVVENAIQHGIEGQQGAHRVTIDVKQTESAITIKVSDDGKGLSLDDIRNLEARLESDNPPEGIKGVGLWNVNRRLKNTYGERSGLHFATNDWGGLSVLLLISIPEEKGDS; this is encoded by the coding sequence ATGATCAGAAAAATGTATATGAAGCGATTCATCTATTTCTTTGTTTTTTTTCTGCTGCTTACGTTAAGTTTGTTTTTCGTGATGAACCGATTGAGCTCCAAGACACTTGAGGAGAATCTGATCGGTGCTTCCAAAAACCAGCTTGATTATGTGAAAGGTATTCTAGACGGGATTATATACGAGGCTAATATGTACGGGGTTCAGTATGCAGCCGACAGTGATGTCCGATTTTATCAGAGACATGTTATCGAGCTGAGCAATTACGATTCCCAAATGAAGAAAAACGATATTGTTGATCGCTTGCGGCAAACGCTCCTCTCCAGTCGATCCATTGAATCGATCGGCATTTACTGGAAGACTGAAGAAACGTTTCTATCTACGAACACTACACTGGAGGCAAGACTCCCGTTCAAGGATGTTCATCAGCGGGGGTGGCAAATTGTAGGTAATAGTTTGTATTACTTCGCCCTCTACCCTTACATCCAAAAATCCGGACAAAATGAACCGACTCAGTACATTGTTGGTGTAAAGCTGAATACGGATTATTTGAAAAGCCTGTTGAAAAAGGCTGTGAACAACGACAGCTCAAATGCTTTTTTTCTGTTTAATCCTCAGCAGTTATGGAGTGAGAAAGAAGTCGACAACGATCTATTGAAAGCGGTTACTGAGATACTTGCTCCACAGCCAGAAGTAACTTTAAAATATGATTATCATACCAATTCGGACGACTACTACGTTCTTTCGCGATATATTGAATCGATCGACGGCTACCTGATTACATATACACAGACGAACGATTTTCTGCAACCGCTTGACCGCAATCGCAAAGTTTTCTTTGCCAGCATTTTAGCCGTTTTCACGCTTGGTCTGGTTGTGATCTTTACGTTTTATCGGAACTACTACCGTAATCTCCGTTTGTTGGAGAGAAAGTTCTCACAGGTCGAGCAAGGCAATCACAACACGCGGATCACCGAAAATACGGGCAAAGAGTTTTACAGCCTGTTCAGAAGTTTTAACCATATGGTTACCGAAATCCAGGATCTGTTTGTATCCTTGAAGACTGAAACGGAACTGAGACGAGGTGCGGAACTTCAACAACTCCAAGCTCAGATTAATCCTCATTTTTTGTACAACAGTTTGTTTTTCATCATGTCGGTGGCTCAGTTTTCACCTGATTCTGTTATGCGCATGAGCAAGCATCTAGCTGAATATTATCGTTATTTAACCAAGTTGGACAGGCATGAAGTCACGCTGGAAAGTGAACTCCAGTTCGCTGAACATTTCCTGATTATTATGGCTCTCAGCAAAAAAATGGAGTACAGCATTGATCTGCCGCCAGAACTGGCCTCTCTTCCCCTCATGCCGCTGATCATCCAGCCAGTGGTTGAAAATGCGATTCAACATGGCATTGAAGGACAACAAGGAGCCCATCGGGTGACGATCGATGTCAAACAGACGGAATCTGCAATAACGATCAAGGTATCCGATGACGGCAAAGGTCTTTCGCTCGATGATATCCGCAACTTGGAGGCTCGGCTTGAGAGCGATAACCCGCCTGAAGGAATTAAAGGCGTAGGGCTCTGGAATGTAAATCGGCGTCTGAAAAATACGTACGGCGAACGTAGCGGGCTACATTTTGCTACGAATGATTGGGGTGGATTGTCGGTCCTGCTGCTCATCAGCATTCCCGAGGAGAAAGGAGATAGCTAA
- a CDS encoding LLM class flavin-dependent oxidoreductase encodes MTKKRQGQLHLGAFIYFTGHHHAGWRHPESGVEKMFDIEWYKRIAQTAEKGKFDMIFFADLLHLIYPSRAAAGMLDPVSLLSALSMVTDKIGLTATLSTTYNEPFNAARRLATLDHISGGRTGWNIVTSQVDTEARNFGRDKHPEHGTRYEMAQEFVDVVAALWDSWPQDSLVMNRESGTFVDESKLRVADYKGQWYSTQGLLNVPRPPQGYPVLIQAGSSDPGQDFAAKVGEVIFTAQTSLTAAQDFYRTVNEKLLAIGRERGSLLIMPGLSPILGSTVEEARRKERELLDLIDPQEAVMMLSGMLQTDLSGYPVDGPLPDISDPVEASNGMKSRVQLIMDLARDEQLSIAELGRRLLGARGHMQFVGTPEQLTDLMEEWFNGYGCDGFNIMPPVLPGDLDDFVEHVVPELQRRGLFREEYEGTTLREHLGLSEPTVLVSHKQQVHR; translated from the coding sequence ATGACGAAAAAACGACAGGGCCAGCTTCATCTTGGTGCATTTATATATTTCACTGGGCATCATCATGCCGGATGGCGTCATCCGGAATCAGGGGTAGAGAAGATGTTCGATATCGAATGGTATAAGAGGATTGCCCAGACAGCTGAGAAAGGTAAGTTTGATATGATTTTTTTTGCTGACTTGCTGCACTTGATCTACCCAAGTCGCGCCGCAGCAGGCATGTTGGACCCAGTGTCGCTGCTCTCCGCACTATCCATGGTAACGGATAAAATCGGGTTGACAGCAACGCTCTCGACGACCTATAACGAGCCGTTCAATGCCGCACGCCGTTTAGCTACGCTCGATCACATAAGCGGAGGACGGACCGGATGGAATATCGTCACGTCCCAAGTTGACACGGAAGCTCGGAACTTCGGACGAGATAAGCATCCTGAACATGGAACACGTTACGAGATGGCGCAGGAATTCGTTGACGTCGTTGCAGCATTATGGGACAGCTGGCCACAGGACTCACTCGTAATGAATCGGGAATCAGGCACGTTCGTCGATGAATCCAAGCTGCGTGTCGCTGACTATAAAGGACAATGGTATTCTACACAAGGGCTCTTGAACGTCCCTCGTCCACCGCAAGGTTACCCCGTCCTTATTCAGGCCGGTTCCTCGGATCCAGGTCAGGATTTCGCCGCGAAAGTCGGCGAAGTGATCTTCACGGCACAGACGTCACTCACTGCTGCGCAAGATTTCTATCGCACGGTGAATGAGAAACTTCTGGCAATCGGACGTGAACGTGGCAGCTTGCTCATCATGCCGGGTTTGTCGCCGATCCTCGGTTCAACTGTGGAGGAGGCTCGACGCAAAGAACGGGAGCTGCTCGACCTCATCGATCCGCAGGAAGCGGTAATGATGCTGTCCGGTATGCTTCAAACAGACCTCAGCGGGTATCCTGTAGACGGTCCATTACCAGACATCTCAGATCCGGTCGAAGCAAGCAACGGAATGAAGAGTCGCGTGCAACTCATTATGGACCTTGCACGTGACGAGCAATTATCCATTGCCGAACTCGGGCGGAGGCTTCTCGGTGCCCGTGGTCATATGCAATTCGTAGGAACGCCGGAGCAGCTTACCGACCTCATGGAAGAATGGTTTAATGGATACGGCTGCGATGGCTTTAACATCATGCCACCGGTGCTGCCCGGAGATCTTGATGACTTCGTCGAGCACGTCGTTCCAGAGCTTCAGAGACGTGGGCTCTTCCGTGAGGAGTATGAGGGGACAACGTTGCGAGAGCATTTGGGACTTTCTGAACCAACGGTGTTAGTAAGCCATAAACAGCAAGTTCACCGTTAA
- a CDS encoding ABC transporter ATP-binding protein, translating to MLIIERLNKTFAAPTGPVMALSNIRLQVEPGQFITFIGPSGCGKSTLLKIVAGLDTTYEGKVELNGKAITGPSVDKGFIFQEPRLFPWMTVEKNIAANLSLGNAQVRHRVQELIELVRLKGFEKAYPKELSGGMAQRVAIARALLRKPEILLLDEPFGALDAFTRTHMQEALLDIWQNSRTTMLFVTHDLDEAVFLGEKVVIMNPRPGHIRNVINVDLPYPRKRSGGSFQELRSRVLGEFEKVEHAPLIDKGAGI from the coding sequence ATGCTGATTATTGAGCGGTTGAACAAAACGTTCGCTGCTCCTACCGGGCCGGTTATGGCGCTAAGTAATATACGGTTGCAAGTTGAACCGGGACAATTTATTACTTTTATCGGACCAAGCGGATGCGGCAAAAGTACATTGCTCAAGATCGTGGCCGGGTTAGACACGACCTATGAAGGAAAAGTTGAATTAAACGGAAAAGCAATTACGGGACCAAGTGTTGATAAAGGATTTATTTTTCAAGAGCCACGTTTGTTCCCCTGGATGACGGTCGAGAAGAATATTGCAGCCAATCTCTCGCTTGGCAATGCTCAGGTTCGCCATCGAGTCCAAGAGCTGATTGAGCTAGTTCGTCTAAAAGGATTCGAGAAAGCGTATCCGAAGGAGCTGTCCGGAGGGATGGCTCAACGCGTGGCTATTGCAAGAGCGTTGTTGCGTAAACCGGAGATACTGCTGCTCGACGAGCCTTTTGGAGCACTCGATGCCTTCACTCGTACTCACATGCAAGAGGCGTTGCTGGACATCTGGCAGAACAGCCGGACGACCATGTTGTTTGTTACGCATGACTTGGACGAAGCGGTATTTCTTGGAGAGAAAGTCGTCATTATGAACCCTCGCCCGGGTCATATCCGCAATGTAATTAATGTGGATCTCCCCTATCCGCGTAAGCGCAGTGGAGGGTCCTTTCAGGAGCTTCGCTCCCGCGTGCTAGGCGAGTTCGAAAAAGTGGAACATGCTCCCCTGATTGATAAGGGTGCCGGCATTTAA
- a CDS encoding ABC transporter permease subunit, translated as MKKSWPLYVLCIPAFVFVCIFSYGPMVGLLMAFQDYKPWLGITGSRWIGLDNFERIFQYKEATQAIVNTLIIAVSKIIVGIIVPIVMAILLSEIRNMGIKKSVQTLVYLPHFLSWVTVAGLMIDILGLDGGINHILTQIFGNDPIYFLGDPDLFRFTVVISDVWKSFGFGMIVYLATIAGINPSYYEAAEIDGATRRQQIRYVTLPSMLPMIIVISTLSLGNILDAGFDQVFNLYNPLVYSTGDIIDTYVYRSSLLNGQYGFGTAVGLFKSGISLILIVVSYRLAYKYANYKIF; from the coding sequence CTGAAGAAAAGCTGGCCTTTGTATGTACTGTGTATTCCCGCTTTTGTATTTGTCTGCATCTTTTCTTACGGCCCGATGGTAGGTTTGCTCATGGCATTTCAGGACTATAAACCATGGCTGGGTATCACAGGTTCACGGTGGATCGGGTTAGATAATTTCGAACGAATTTTCCAGTACAAAGAAGCCACACAAGCAATCGTCAATACGCTGATTATCGCCGTTTCTAAAATTATCGTCGGTATTATCGTTCCGATCGTCATGGCTATTCTGCTGAGCGAGATCCGAAATATGGGCATTAAGAAAAGTGTTCAGACACTGGTGTATCTGCCGCATTTCTTGTCCTGGGTTACGGTCGCGGGGTTGATGATCGACATTCTCGGATTAGACGGAGGAATCAATCACATCTTGACCCAGATTTTCGGGAATGATCCCATTTACTTCTTGGGTGATCCTGATCTGTTTCGATTCACGGTTGTGATCAGCGATGTGTGGAAGAGCTTCGGCTTCGGTATGATTGTCTATCTGGCGACCATTGCTGGGATCAATCCTTCTTATTACGAAGCAGCTGAGATCGACGGTGCCACACGCCGGCAGCAAATCCGATACGTCACCTTGCCTAGCATGTTGCCCATGATTATCGTCATTTCTACACTGAGTCTGGGCAATATTCTGGACGCGGGCTTTGATCAGGTCTTCAATCTGTACAATCCGCTTGTCTACAGTACGGGAGATATCATTGACACCTATGTCTATCGTTCGTCCTTGTTAAACGGGCAATACGGGTTCGGGACCGCAGTAGGACTGTTCAAATCGGGGATCAGTTTGATCTTGATCGTTGTCTCTTACAGGCTGGCCTATAAATATGCCAATTACAAAATATTCTAA
- a CDS encoding ABC transporter substrate-binding protein, with product MNRLIGWIATLMILTGVMAGCSQTSSTVTPETSKSEGEAWPRTIQDASENGVVLEKRPERIAVLHPLYLDYFFALDTPPIASTSAAEAMKEFATLQPYAESAEIIDLGSDSANLEKIMDAQPDVIVTFKGSVDTIYDELSKIAPVILIDYTDTWEKTTMLCAQIVGKEELAEQLIQETQEMIASTKGQLSTLENKTFALLRVDGKSNFNAQGSKNTMYYNQTAGFGLLAPEGYPEGGESLTLEGLSSMNPDYIIIQHRIDVAEAAVKDKESSKVWKSLEAVKNNHVVIFDNSLNSASILAVRLASEYFVKLAEQ from the coding sequence ATGAACAGACTAATTGGATGGATTGCAACATTAATGATACTAACAGGAGTAATGGCCGGATGTTCCCAAACTTCCAGCACCGTTACGCCTGAAACCAGCAAGAGCGAGGGGGAGGCATGGCCAAGAACCATTCAGGATGCTAGCGAAAATGGAGTGGTGCTTGAGAAACGACCAGAGCGCATAGCGGTGCTTCATCCTCTATACTTAGATTACTTTTTTGCATTGGATACACCTCCAATTGCATCAACAAGCGCGGCAGAAGCGATGAAGGAGTTTGCTACATTGCAGCCCTACGCTGAATCTGCTGAAATTATTGACTTAGGTAGTGACTCAGCTAATCTGGAAAAGATTATGGATGCGCAGCCTGATGTGATCGTAACCTTTAAGGGCTCAGTGGATACCATATATGATGAGTTGAGCAAGATTGCCCCTGTTATCTTAATTGACTACACCGACACATGGGAAAAAACGACCATGCTTTGTGCTCAAATTGTTGGAAAAGAAGAGCTTGCGGAACAATTGATTCAGGAAACCCAAGAAATGATAGCATCCACGAAAGGGCAGTTAAGTACGCTTGAGAATAAAACCTTTGCCTTGTTGCGCGTTGACGGAAAATCCAATTTTAATGCGCAAGGATCTAAAAACACGATGTACTACAATCAAACTGCAGGCTTTGGATTATTGGCACCAGAGGGATATCCTGAGGGAGGAGAATCGCTTACGTTGGAGGGGCTTTCCAGCATGAATCCCGATTATATTATTATCCAGCATCGTATTGACGTCGCAGAGGCAGCAGTCAAGGATAAGGAATCTTCAAAGGTATGGAAGTCATTGGAAGCGGTAAAAAACAACCATGTTGTTATCTTTGATAATTCACTGAATAGCGCAAGTATCCTGGCTGTCCGTTTGGCTTCAGAATATTTTGTGAAATTGGCTGAACAATAG
- a CDS encoding ABC transporter permease, whose translation MQISGNKLVFRTIHLLIGMSVPAAILIIWQIVSSNGWVNPVLVPPPKDIVAEFGRMISSGELLTNLRISTGRAALGFLLGGGLGLAAGLWVGFSLKAERLLNPSLQLLRTLPHLAVAPLFILWFGFGETSKIVLIAKGAFFPLYVNAFLGVRSVDRQLFDVASVLQFTKLQTITKLIIPASLPSLFLGVRLSIAVSWLGLVVAEMMGSSSGIGYIINDARSFSLTSVIFVGIIVFAIVGKVTDSLVKLAEKKLLRWQDSIEGDG comes from the coding sequence ATGCAAATATCGGGAAACAAGCTTGTTTTTCGGACTATTCATCTCCTGATCGGGATGTCAGTACCGGCGGCGATATTAATCATTTGGCAGATTGTATCCTCGAATGGGTGGGTAAATCCGGTGTTAGTTCCTCCTCCGAAGGACATCGTGGCTGAATTTGGACGGATGATCTCTTCAGGAGAACTGCTGACGAATTTGCGCATCTCGACGGGGAGAGCAGCACTCGGGTTCTTGTTGGGCGGCGGTCTGGGATTAGCCGCAGGATTATGGGTCGGGTTTTCGTTAAAAGCGGAACGGTTGCTCAATCCGTCACTTCAACTGCTTCGGACACTGCCTCACTTGGCTGTTGCGCCATTGTTTATTCTATGGTTCGGCTTTGGTGAGACTTCAAAGATTGTACTCATTGCTAAGGGTGCATTCTTCCCTTTATATGTGAATGCCTTTTTGGGCGTTCGTTCGGTGGATCGCCAGTTGTTCGATGTAGCAAGCGTATTGCAATTCACGAAACTTCAAACCATTACCAAGCTGATTATTCCTGCCTCACTTCCTTCCCTGTTTTTAGGCGTTCGGCTCTCGATTGCGGTAAGTTGGCTTGGCCTGGTTGTCGCGGAGATGATGGGTTCAAGCTCCGGGATCGGTTATATCATCAATGACGCACGATCCTTCTCACTAACGTCTGTCATCTTCGTCGGCATAATTGTCTTTGCGATTGTTGGCAAAGTGACCGATTCACTGGTTAAGCTGGCAGAGAAGAAGTTGCTGCGTTGGCAGGATTCCATAGAGGGAGATGGATAA
- a CDS encoding response regulator: MRLLIVDDGHYVVEYMKHLLDWKTFGIHQIETMTNSIEARDMLTQNHIDILITDIRMPEVSGIDLLQHIHQHSLPTKVIILSGYSEFEYAQQGIRLGALDYLLKPVDKDDVEKAMSKAIKNITKTRPAQPIAWENFDGLGYLLSLLGQNETLRKQNDAYTEFLGEHRFCCFKLEGFTQEHEDVIKRAVGDKLDRLVWTAGTRLVALVPEEAAEELTIELEQSVVSPPFSLTERNVIRQMFYRFFLNEDVHSEDFIGIFNHSPSCSDWESAGNIIKKYDQLRLRKQKIIFLLETMLYVYLADTDRDDSETVDWIFNQLGQPDELWSTLMHRVSRIRNNKQMSIQTIVDKVQTYIEDHLSHGLSLDELGKVAHLHPVYFSKLFKQETGENVSNYISKKRLEKASQLLQDSELRVNDIAQMVGYRKNQYFIQLFKVEYGVTPYQYRRNMIHK, from the coding sequence ATGCGTTTATTAATTGTGGATGACGGGCATTATGTCGTTGAGTATATGAAGCACTTGCTCGATTGGAAAACCTTCGGTATTCATCAGATTGAGACGATGACCAATTCGATTGAAGCCCGTGACATGCTGACTCAAAACCATATCGATATTCTGATCACTGACATCCGAATGCCTGAGGTTTCAGGCATTGATCTGCTTCAACATATCCACCAACATAGCTTGCCAACCAAAGTCATCATTCTTTCCGGCTACTCCGAGTTCGAATATGCGCAACAAGGAATCCGCCTAGGTGCGCTCGACTATCTGCTCAAACCTGTAGACAAAGATGACGTGGAGAAAGCCATGTCTAAAGCCATCAAGAATATTACAAAGACACGACCCGCTCAACCTATCGCATGGGAGAACTTCGATGGATTGGGGTACCTGCTTTCGCTGCTTGGTCAAAACGAGACATTAAGAAAGCAAAATGATGCTTATACTGAATTCTTAGGGGAACACCGTTTTTGCTGCTTCAAGCTGGAGGGTTTCACACAAGAACATGAGGACGTTATAAAACGTGCTGTTGGAGACAAATTGGATCGTCTCGTATGGACTGCGGGAACGCGACTGGTCGCTCTTGTTCCGGAAGAAGCTGCTGAGGAACTGACTATCGAACTGGAGCAATCTGTCGTGTCCCCTCCCTTTTCATTGACCGAACGTAACGTGATCAGGCAGATGTTCTACAGATTCTTCCTTAATGAGGACGTACACTCAGAAGACTTCATTGGCATATTCAACCATTCTCCATCATGCAGTGATTGGGAATCTGCCGGAAATATCATTAAAAAATATGATCAACTCCGTCTCCGAAAGCAAAAAATAATCTTTCTCCTAGAGACGATGTTATATGTATATCTGGCGGACACGGATCGGGATGACTCTGAAACCGTGGATTGGATATTCAACCAGTTAGGTCAACCTGATGAACTATGGTCAACCCTCATGCATCGGGTCAGTCGAATCAGAAACAACAAACAGATGTCTATCCAAACCATCGTCGACAAAGTACAAACGTATATCGAAGACCATCTGTCACATGGCCTTAGTTTGGATGAGTTGGGGAAAGTCGCACATCTCCATCCGGTCTACTTTTCCAAACTTTTTAAACAGGAGACGGGTGAAAATGTGTCAAATTACATTTCTAAAAAGAGGCTGGAGAAAGCTTCTCAACTGCTTCAAGATTCTGAACTCCGTGTCAACGATATCGCGCAAATGGTTGGTTACAGAAAGAATCAGTATTTTATCCAGTTGTTCAAAGTGGAATACGGGGTTACGCCCTACCAGTATCGTAGGAATATGATTCACAAATAA
- a CDS encoding aliphatic sulfonate ABC transporter substrate-binding protein produces MVKKYNLIAVLLVLILVVAGCGNANNNAGNGEDAKPVDGSSNPNASYDNVTVKIGVQGKGGLFGKAQEQKWFEDEFGELGVKVEWLEFQSGPPMIEAMASNHLDFAGMGNMPPISAQAAGIDFKIISQLLNGKNNVAIIVPNDSPIKSIADLKGKKVAVTKGSNAYNFLYQVLQKAGLDNSDIQEIQLQPDETQPSFESGKVDAWAVWDPYITLNTLSGKGKVLADGESEGVLSPSFQLVRSDFANDYPELVTLYLKTFEQARQWEANNQEEAFQRYADERNIPIDLVEGIQSRAAMINIPVSDETIANQQNTANFQFELGTIRKEINVADVFDNQYIEEALK; encoded by the coding sequence ATGGTTAAAAAATATAATTTGATTGCAGTCTTACTTGTTCTGATACTGGTTGTGGCGGGATGCGGCAATGCAAACAACAATGCTGGCAATGGCGAAGATGCTAAGCCGGTAGATGGTAGCTCGAATCCGAATGCATCCTATGATAATGTCACGGTGAAGATTGGTGTGCAGGGCAAGGGCGGCTTGTTCGGCAAAGCGCAAGAACAGAAGTGGTTTGAGGATGAATTCGGAGAGTTGGGGGTAAAAGTGGAGTGGTTGGAGTTCCAGAGCGGTCCTCCAATGATCGAAGCGATGGCCTCTAATCATTTGGACTTTGCTGGCATGGGCAACATGCCCCCAATCTCTGCACAAGCAGCTGGCATTGATTTCAAAATCATCTCACAGCTACTTAATGGCAAGAACAATGTAGCGATCATTGTACCGAACGACAGCCCGATCAAAAGCATCGCGGATCTCAAGGGCAAAAAGGTAGCTGTCACAAAGGGGAGCAACGCTTATAACTTCCTATATCAAGTACTCCAAAAAGCTGGTTTAGATAACTCCGATATTCAAGAAATTCAATTACAACCTGATGAAACGCAGCCTTCCTTCGAAAGCGGAAAAGTGGATGCCTGGGCCGTCTGGGATCCATACATTACCCTGAATACACTAAGCGGCAAGGGAAAAGTGCTGGCTGATGGGGAAAGTGAAGGCGTACTGTCTCCATCCTTCCAATTGGTTCGTTCGGATTTTGCGAATGACTATCCTGAGCTGGTTACGCTTTATCTAAAGACATTCGAGCAAGCACGTCAGTGGGAAGCAAATAATCAAGAGGAAGCGTTCCAGCGCTATGCCGACGAACGCAACATTCCAATTGACCTGGTGGAGGGCATTCAATCGCGGGCGGCAATGATCAATATTCCGGTGAGTGACGAAACGATTGCCAATCAGCAGAACACAGCTAACTTTCAATTTGAATTAGGTACAATTCGCAAGGAAATCAACGTGGCTGATGTGTTCGACAACCAGTACATTGAAGAAGCTCTTAAATAA